From the Solanum lycopersicum chromosome 10, SLM_r2.1 genome, one window contains:
- the XYL1 gene encoding beta-D-xylosidase 1 precursor (The RefSeq protein has 1 substitution compared to this genomic sequence), protein MNDIGMAYNNHFSIIGFILLSSLLKQVLAQNSPVFACDVTSNPALGNLTFCDASLAVENRVNDLVNRLTLGEKIGFLVSGAGGVSRLGIPKYEWWSEALHGVAYTGPGVHFTSLVPGATSFPQVILTAASFNVTLFQTIGKVVSTEARAMYNVGLAGLTYWSPNVNIFRDPRWGRGQETPGEDPTLTSKYGVAYVEGLQQTDDGSTNKLKVAACCKHYTAYDVDNWKGIERYSFNAVVRQQDLDDTFQPPFRSCVLEGAVASVMCSYNQVNGKPTCGDPNLLAGIVRGEWKLNGYIVTDCDSLQVIFKSQNYTKTPEEAAALGLNSGVDLNCGSWLSTYTQGAVNQKLVNESVIDRAISNNFATLMRLGFFDGNPKSRIYGNLGPKDVCTPENQELAREAARQGIVLLKNTAGSLPLTPTAIKSLAVIGPNANVTKTMIGNYEGIPCKYTTPLQGLTASVATIYKPGCADVSCNTAQIDDAKQIATTADAVVLVMGSDQSIEKESLDRTSITLPGQQSILVAEVAKVAKGPVILVIMSGGGMDVQFAVDNPKITSILWVGFPGEAGGAALADVIFGYYNPSGRLPMTWYPQSYADVVPMTDMNMRPNPATNYPGRTYRFYTGPTVFTFGHGLSYSQFKHHLDKAPQFVSLPLGEKHTCRLSKCKTVDAVGQSCSNMGFDIHLRVKNVGKISGSHIIFLFTSPPSVHNAPKKHLLGFEKVHLTPQGEGVVKFNVNVCKHLSVHDELGNRKVALGPHVLHIGDLKHSLTVRI, encoded by the exons ATGAATGACATAGGAATGGCGTATAATAATCATTTCTCTATTATTGGTTTCATACTATTAAGTTCATTACTGAAACAAGTTTTAGCACAAAATTCACCTGTTTTCGCTTGTGATGTTACGAGTAATCCAGCGTTAGGTAATTTAACCTTTTGTGATGCATCTTTGGCGGTGGAAAACAGAGTGAATGATTTAGTTAATAGATTGACATTGGGAGAAAAGATTGGATTTTTGGTAAGTGGTGCAGGTGGTGTGAGTAGACTTGGTATACCAAAGTATGAATGGTGGTCTGAGGCTTTACATGGTGTTGCATATACTGGTCCAGGAGTACATTTCACTAGTCTTGTTCCTGGTGCAACTAGTTTCCCTCAAGTCATTCTCACTGCTGCTTCTTTCAATGTCACATTGTTTCAAACCATTGGAAAg GTGGTGTCCACAGAGGCTAGGGCAATGTACAATGTTGGTTTAGCAGGTTTAACATATTGGTCTccaaatgtcaatatttttcgTGACCCGAGATGGGGAAGAGGCCAAGAAACACCAGGAGAAGATCCAACACTCACCAGCAAGTATGGTGTAGCCTATGTCAAAGGCTTACAACAAACAGATGATGGCAGCACAAATAAGCTCAAGGTTGCTGCTTGTTGTAAGCATTATACAGCTTATGATGTTGATAATTGGAAAGGAATCGAAAGATACAGTTTCAATGCTGTG GTAAGACAACAAGATTTAGATGATACATTTCAACCTCCATTCAGAAGTTGTGTACTTGAAGGAGCTGTAGCCAGTGTGATGTGTTCGTATAACCAAGTCAATGGCAAACCTACCTGTGGTGATCCGAATCTTCTTGCTGGGATTGTAAGAGGAGAATGGAAATTAAATGG ATACATAGTCACAGATTGCGATTCATTACAAGTGATATTTAAATCCCAAAACTACACTAAAACACCAGAGGAGGCTGCTGCTTTGGGTCTAAATTCAG GGGTGGACTTGAATTGTGGATCTTGGTTGAGTACATATACTCAAGGTGCTGTTAACCAAAAACTTGTGAATGAATCAGTTATTGATAGAGCTATCTCGAATAATTTTGCAACACTAATGAGACTTGGATTCTTTGATGGTAATCCAAAAAGCCGTATTTATGGAAACCTTGGCCCTAAAGATGTTTGCACCCCAGAAAACCAAGAGCTAGCTCGTGAAGCTGCAAGACAAGGGATAGTCTTGCTGAAAAATACTGCAGGATCGCTACCTTTAACTCCGACTGCCATCAAATCATTGGCAGTCATTGGTCCTAATGCTAATGTGACAAAAACCATGATCGGCAATTATGAAG GTATTCCATGCAAGTACACAACTCCGTTGCAAGGTCTAACAGCCTCAGTTGCCACAATTTACAAGCCAGGATGTGCTGATGTGTCTTGCAACACTGCCCAAATCGATGATGCTAAGCAAATAGCTACCACGGCTGATGCTGTAGTTTTAGTAATGGGATCTGATCAATCTATTGAGAAAGAAAGCCTGGACAGAACAAGTATAACTCTTCCAGGACAGCAATCAATTCTAGTAGCTGAGGTAGCTAAAGTTGCCAAGGGACCTGTAATCCTTGTTATCATGTCTGGAGGTGGAATGGACGTACAATTTGCTGTCGACAATCCTAAGATAACAAGCATTCTTTGGGTTGGTTTCCCTGGAGAAGCCGGCGGTGCTGCCTTAGCAGATGTTATCTTTGGATATTATAACCCAA GTGGAAGGCTCCCAATGACATGGTATCCACAATCATATGCAGACGTTGTTCCAATGACTGATATGAACATGAGGCCGAACCCTGCCACAAACTACCCTGGCAGGACTTATAGATTTTATACTGGTCCAACTGTTTTCACATTTGGTCATGGATTAAGCTACTCTCAGTTCAAACACCATCTTGATAAAGCGCCACAATTTGTCTCCCTCCCTCTCGGGGAAAAACATACTTGTCGTTTGAGTAAGTGCAAGACTGTTGATGCGGTTGGGCAAAGCTGCAGCAATATGGGATTTGACATTCATCTAAGAGTTAAAAATGTAGGGAAGATAAGTGGAAGCCATATAATTTTCTTGTTCACTTCACCACCCTCAGTCCATAATGCACCTAAGAAACATTTGTTGGGGTTCGAGAAAGTTCATTTGACACCCCAAGGAGAAGGGGTTGTTAAGTTCAACGTCAATGTTTGCAAGCATTTGAGTGTACATGATGAGCTTGGAAACAGGAAAGTTGCATTAGGACCACATGTTCTTCATATAGGAGATTTGAAGCATTCCTTGACTGTGAGGATTTGA
- the LOC101247568 gene encoding uncharacterized protein, which yields MEFFLGSSNNMQASNVHSFDGNVSPINAQNFIGRGRFYPGSKTTILDPYSSSDSSGSSSNKVSPLARYLCPSSPVPFISDSPKHRSLVSTSSGSRSGCGGGVPRSPLASVENFEIPLMFRTPVKVEEDVVVMDGILVEAKHGPRANKLSPSTSDSGGRLSSSTPANDNSVHKSETCRWWEDSGTCRFGSKCRFVHGKEDLRSTAFANRNQSEALLCRSYTSGPSSYGPRGRSVHQQVHSAASPAKAAKMSTPTTTSTTTLKVFTKDKDPSSSDSSTSSTPTSNISSTDWCPLDDNIEVTLPSSGEKCASREDVNAHIQTVLYGPSGRKRLLACIDLVEE from the exons ATGGAGTTTTTTCTCGGTAGCAGTAATAATATGCAAGCTTCCAATGTTCATTCCTTCGACGGCAATGTTTCGCCGATCAACGCTCAGAACTTCATAGGACGAGGCCGTTTCTATCCTGGATCAAAAACTACGATCCTCGATCCTTACTCGTCTTCAGATAGTAGTGGTAGTTCTTCCAATAAAGTCTCTCCGCTAGCCCGATACCTTTGTCCAAGCTCGCCGGTGCCTTTTATTAGCGATTCTCCAAAGCACCGTTCTCTGGTCAGTACTAGCAGCGGAAGCAGAAGCGGCTGCGGCGGTGGAGTTCCCCGTTCGCCTCTAGCTTCAGTAGAGAACTTTGAGATTCCGCTTATGTTCAGAACTCCAGTGAAGGTCGAAGAGGATGTGGTAGTCATGGACGGTATTCTGGTTGAGGCGAAACATGGTCCGAGAGCTAATAAATTGTCACCGTCGACATCAGATTCAGGTGGACGGTTGTCTTCGTCGACACCGGCAAACGACAATAGCGTTCATAAATCGGAAACTTGTCGGTGGTGGGAGGATTCAGGCACTTGCCGCTTTGGTTCCAAATGCCGG TTTGTACACGGGAAAGAAGATTTACGCTCAACTGCTTTCGCCAACAGAAATCAATCTGAG GCACTGCTCTGCAGATCATACACTTCAGGACCATCTTCTTATGGACCACGGGGCCGATCTGTTCATCAGCAGGTCCACTCAGCCGCGTCTCCAGCAAAAGCAGCAAAAATGTCCACCCCAACCACGACTTCTACTACTACTCTTAAAGTGTTTACTAAAGACAAAGATCCCTCAAGCAGCGACAGTAGCACCTCTTCCACTCCCACCAGTAATATCTCTTCCACTGACTGGTGTCCCCTGGATGACAATATCGAGGTTACCTTGCCTTCTTCCGGTGAAAAGTGTGCTTCCAGGGAAGATGTTAATGCTCATATACAGACTGTTCTCTATGGCCCTTCTGGAAGAAAGAGATTGCTGGCATGCATTGACTTAGTTGAGGAGTAG